In Brevinematia bacterium, a genomic segment contains:
- the rpsC gene encoding 30S ribosomal protein S3 yields the protein MGQKVHPFGLRLGISEKWLSNWIASNREEQVSNTIEDARIRQFITSRYRLSGISKIEISRFASRVDIIIYTSQPGVIIGRKGTEIKLLEDEIKRNVLGNSNKELNISVVEIKRPETDAQIIAEFIAKQIEMRMPYKRAMRRALQRAIDAGVKGIRIRVSGRLGGVDVARSEELKFGTVPLSTLTAKVKYGFAEGNSTVGIIGIKVWVYE from the coding sequence ATGGGACAGAAGGTTCACCCTTTTGGCTTGAGATTGGGTATTTCCGAGAAGTGGCTATCTAATTGGATAGCATCAAATAGGGAGGAACAGGTTAGTAACACAATAGAGGATGCAAGAATAAGACAATTCATAACCTCAAGATATAGGCTTTCGGGAATATCAAAGATAGAGATATCTAGGTTTGCTTCGCGAGTGGATATTATAATTTACACTTCACAGCCTGGTGTGATAATAGGCAGAAAGGGAACTGAGATAAAGCTATTGGAGGATGAGATAAAGAGGAATGTTTTGGGTAACTCCAACAAGGAACTTAATATTTCAGTGGTGGAGATAAAGAGACCTGAGACCGATGCACAGATAATAGCTGAATTTATAGCAAAGCAGATAGAGATGAGGATGCCCTACAAGAGAGCGATGAGAAGAGCTTTACAAAGGGCAATAGACGCTGGTGTGAAAGGGATAAGAATAAGAGTTTCAGGAAGACTTGGAGGTGTAGACGTTGCTAGGTCCGAGGAACTCAAATTTGGAACAGTGCCATTAAGCACATTGACTGCTAAGGTAAAGTATGGTTTTGCTGAAGGCAATAGCACTGTGGGTATCATAGGAATCAAAGTTTGGGTATATGAATAA
- a CDS encoding uL22 family ribosomal protein, giving the protein MEAVCRARYLKISQKKMIRFIKVVRGRNLDLVLTYLDNLPHKGAKLLSKAIRSAYANLVNKGSKSPLENVYVKDIKISQAFTLKRLIPRARGGANIIRKRFCNVYITVSDKT; this is encoded by the coding sequence ATGGAAGCGGTTTGTAGGGCTAGATATCTGAAAATATCCCAGAAGAAAATGATAAGGTTTATCAAGGTAGTAAGGGGTAGAAATCTAGACTTGGTCTTAACTTATCTTGATAATCTTCCACATAAAGGAGCTAAACTTCTTTCAAAAGCTATTAGATCTGCTTATGCTAATTTAGTAAACAAAGGCTCAAAGTCACCACTTGAGAATGTTTATGTAAAGGACATAAAGATATCTCAAGCGTTTACTCTCAAGAGGTTAATACCTAGAGCAAGAGGTGGAGCAAATATTATAAGAAAAAGATTCTGCAACGTATATATTACCGTTTCTGACAAAACTTGA
- the rpsS gene encoding 30S ribosomal protein S19 codes for MARSLKKGPFVDKHLYKKVLEMIERRERTPIKTWSRRSTIIPEMVGLTISVYNGKTFIPVYITDQMIGHKLGEFAPTRIFRAHGGKKAEMSKE; via the coding sequence ATGGCAAGATCCCTGAAAAAAGGTCCTTTTGTGGATAAGCACTTATACAAAAAGGTTTTAGAGATGATAGAGAGGAGGGAGAGAACCCCAATAAAGACTTGGTCTAGAAGGTCCACGATTATTCCTGAGATGGTAGGACTTACTATATCTGTGTATAATGGGAAGACATTCATTCCAGTTTACATTACTGACCAGATGATAGGACATAAGCTTGGAGAATTTGCTCCGACTAGAATTTTCAGGGCACATGGTGGGAAGAAAGCAGAGATGTCTAAAGAGTAA
- a CDS encoding heavy metal translocating P-type ATPase, producing MRYVLKNLDCPSCAVRIEEKLRSKGIKDARVDFSTSYLLTQEEDTRKIEQIVREVDSEIVVIPESNKTKDKEKVDLQNVILTFLPFILTIIYRIVQDKLHSLPMLGYLVVIGILCVGGGRIFYQAYRRVISGNFFNEYTMITVATISAILLNEVFEGLLLITLFNIGLFLEDLAVRKSRERIISGVTEIFGRARIKLYGNEIKEVDVKDLNIGDIVVARPGERIPVDGEIVKGSAFIDKSSITGESTPENVTVGDKVTAGSINLDGLLEIKVLSPFEDTILYKIIEEIQGSGNTTKAERFITRLAKVYTPLVMSFAFIVSVVPPVALGTYNFSEWIYKGLIILAVSCPCAIVISVPLTYFKSVGVLASKGIVVKNTVAVDKFSEIKVMFFDKTGTVTKSKLSVERIVPVKGVTNEEILEVPLAMGRFSSHRLLKSILHFSNYGELSVEVSDVREIAGYGVVGRLNGEDVLVGNDKLLHEKDIKHEVCVNDSTVVHIAKGGRYLGFISFSDEEREEAEEVIKELRRLGLKKIFILTGDNEKNAMKIGKSINADDVFFGKSPEEKAKIIEEFGKEYRGYVGFVGDGINDSMAMLKADLGISFNTPLNSLLHSASDVVINSSSLRKILEAIVISRTTKRLVIQNILLALGIKLTVVVLGMFGMMWLWMAVLADSGSILLTIANTVLRSFSKNSHH from the coding sequence ATGAGATATGTTCTGAAAAATTTGGACTGCCCAAGTTGTGCAGTAAGAATAGAAGAAAAGCTCAGAAGCAAGGGGATAAAAGATGCTAGAGTAGATTTCTCAACTTCTTATCTTTTAACCCAAGAAGAAGACACTAGAAAGATAGAGCAGATTGTAAGAGAAGTTGATAGTGAAATTGTGGTTATACCCGAAAGTAACAAAACGAAGGATAAGGAAAAGGTAGACTTACAAAACGTCATCCTTACCTTTTTGCCGTTTATCCTAACCATAATCTATAGAATCGTTCAGGACAAGCTACACTCCCTACCAATGCTTGGATACCTGGTAGTGATAGGAATACTTTGTGTGGGAGGTGGTAGGATTTTCTATCAGGCATACAGAAGGGTGATTTCTGGGAATTTCTTCAACGAATACACGATGATAACAGTTGCAACGATTTCTGCTATTCTACTGAATGAGGTGTTTGAGGGGTTACTACTTATAACGCTCTTTAACATAGGGCTATTCCTTGAGGATTTAGCTGTGAGAAAGTCAAGGGAAAGAATTATCTCAGGGGTTACGGAGATCTTTGGTAGAGCTAGGATAAAACTTTACGGTAATGAAATCAAAGAAGTGGATGTCAAGGATCTAAACATAGGGGATATAGTTGTTGCAAGGCCTGGTGAGAGGATACCAGTGGATGGAGAAATAGTGAAAGGGAGTGCTTTTATTGATAAGTCTTCAATAACTGGTGAGAGCACTCCCGAAAATGTTACAGTTGGAGATAAGGTTACTGCTGGTAGTATAAACTTAGATGGTCTGCTTGAGATAAAGGTTCTTTCTCCATTTGAAGATACAATACTCTACAAGATAATTGAGGAGATACAAGGTAGCGGAAACACTACAAAGGCTGAGAGATTTATAACTAGGCTAGCTAAGGTATATACACCTTTAGTGATGTCTTTCGCATTCATTGTTTCTGTGGTTCCCCCAGTTGCCTTGGGAACGTATAACTTCAGCGAGTGGATTTACAAAGGGCTTATAATACTTGCAGTCTCATGTCCTTGTGCGATAGTGATAAGTGTGCCCTTGACATATTTCAAGTCAGTAGGCGTTCTAGCAAGCAAGGGGATAGTTGTAAAAAATACGGTTGCAGTTGACAAGTTTTCTGAAATTAAGGTGATGTTTTTTGACAAAACGGGAACGGTGACCAAAAGCAAGCTCTCAGTTGAAAGAATAGTTCCCGTAAAGGGAGTAACCAATGAGGAAATACTGGAAGTTCCGTTGGCAATGGGTAGATTCTCATCCCATAGGCTATTGAAATCCATACTTCACTTTTCAAACTACGGAGAACTATCGGTTGAAGTAAGTGATGTAAGAGAAATTGCTGGCTATGGAGTGGTAGGTAGATTAAATGGTGAGGATGTGCTTGTAGGTAATGACAAGTTGCTTCACGAAAAAGACATAAAACATGAGGTATGTGTGAATGACTCAACAGTCGTGCATATAGCGAAAGGTGGGAGATACTTAGGATTTATCTCTTTTTCTGATGAAGAAAGAGAAGAGGCGGAAGAAGTTATAAAGGAGCTAAGAAGGCTTGGTCTGAAAAAGATATTCATCCTGACAGGTGATAACGAAAAAAACGCTATGAAGATTGGTAAGAGTATAAACGCAGATGATGTGTTTTTCGGTAAATCCCCTGAAGAGAAGGCTAAGATAATAGAAGAGTTTGGAAAAGAGTATAGAGGATATGTAGGCTTCGTGGGAGATGGGATAAACGATAGTATGGCTATGTTGAAGGCAGATCTAGGCATATCTTTCAACACACCCCTAAACTCACTATTACACTCCGCTTCGGATGTAGTGATAAACAGTAGTAGTCTTAGGAAAATCTTAGAAGCAATTGTAATATCGCGCACAACCAAAAGGTTGGTTATACAGAACATACTCCTTGCTCTGGGTATCAAGCTGACAGTAGTAGTTCTGGGAATGTTCGGTATGATGTGGCTGTGGATGGCAGTTTTAGCAGATTCAGGCTCAATATTGTTAACTATCGCAAATACAGTCCTTAGGAGCTTTTCTAAAAATTCTCATCACTGA
- a CDS encoding cob(I)yrinic acid a,c-diamide adenosyltransferase, translated as MERKRKVYTKTGDDGKTFTLSGERVEKNDIRIEVCGEIDELVSWLGVITSHLDDINSEEERKKTKDFLLLNQSRFLDITVMIMGNKNRDVGNWTDEVEKEIDDIESKLGTIKNFLLPGGSKLASFTHVARSVCRRLERRIVEISSKSSINPDIKRYVNRFSDYLFVLARYFNYLLGINDEKKK; from the coding sequence ATGGAGAGAAAGCGTAAAGTATACACCAAAACTGGAGACGATGGTAAAACCTTTACACTGAGTGGTGAGAGAGTTGAAAAGAACGATATAAGAATAGAAGTCTGTGGAGAGATTGACGAACTTGTGTCCTGGCTAGGGGTTATAACCTCGCATCTAGATGATATTAATAGCGAGGAAGAAAGGAAAAAAACGAAAGATTTTCTACTCCTAAACCAGAGTAGGTTTCTGGACATAACTGTGATGATTATGGGAAACAAAAATAGGGATGTTGGGAATTGGACTGACGAGGTAGAAAAGGAGATTGATGATATTGAATCTAAACTTGGAACTATAAAGAATTTTCTTCTTCCTGGTGGAAGTAAACTGGCTTCATTCACACACGTCGCCAGATCTGTGTGTAGGAGATTAGAGAGAAGGATTGTTGAAATTTCATCCAAATCCTCCATAAACCCTGATATCAAAAGATATGTAAACAGATTCTCAGACTATCTTTTTGTTCTTGCAAGATATTTCAACTACCTACTGGGGATAAATGACGAGAAGAAAAAATAA
- the pheS gene encoding phenylalanine--tRNA ligase subunit alpha yields MDLMELDKILQEFCEEVESVTKPSEWQALKSKYLGSSGIVKTLLKRIKDIEPDKKKEFGQKVNEIKDKIELLIKKRYDEIEKRMILEKLRSEWVDVSLTRAYDTLPVKHPVNIVKEELCQIFMEMGFSVVEGPEIELESYNFDKLNIPPNHPARDDHDSFYLDSEKIVNRHLLRTQTSPVQIRVMEEYEFPIAIVAPGRCFRRDTVDTRHSHTFHQIEGLYVNTDVRFSDLKGVMDLFAKKMFGPKTKTRFRTDFFPFTEPSAELAVTCPGCGGNGCSLCSSSGWLEIAGCGMVHPKVFENAGYDPRKVRGFAFGMGIERIAMVKYNITDIRLFYENDIRFLSQFLGVF; encoded by the coding sequence ATGGATTTGATGGAGTTGGATAAAATTCTTCAGGAGTTCTGTGAAGAAGTTGAGAGTGTGACAAAACCTTCAGAATGGCAAGCTCTGAAGTCCAAATATCTAGGAAGCAGTGGCATAGTTAAGACTTTACTAAAAAGGATAAAGGATATAGAACCTGACAAAAAGAAAGAGTTTGGTCAAAAGGTTAACGAAATAAAGGATAAGATTGAGTTACTCATCAAGAAGAGGTATGATGAGATAGAAAAGAGAATGATTCTTGAGAAGTTAAGATCTGAGTGGGTAGATGTATCTCTTACCCGAGCTTATGATACATTACCTGTGAAGCATCCGGTTAACATCGTCAAGGAAGAACTATGTCAGATATTTATGGAGATGGGATTTAGTGTGGTTGAGGGGCCTGAAATAGAGCTTGAAAGCTACAATTTTGATAAGCTCAACATACCTCCGAATCATCCTGCTAGGGATGACCATGATTCATTTTATCTAGACTCAGAGAAGATAGTAAATAGGCATCTTCTAAGGACTCAGACCTCTCCGGTTCAGATAAGGGTTATGGAGGAATACGAATTCCCGATTGCAATTGTTGCTCCCGGCAGATGCTTTAGAAGAGATACTGTTGATACACGTCATTCACACACGTTTCACCAAATAGAAGGCCTTTATGTAAATACTGATGTTAGGTTTTCTGACCTTAAGGGGGTGATGGATCTGTTTGCTAAGAAAATGTTTGGTCCTAAAACCAAGACTAGGTTTAGGACGGACTTTTTCCCATTCACAGAACCTAGTGCAGAGTTAGCGGTGACATGCCCTGGATGTGGTGGAAACGGTTGTAGCTTATGTTCTAGCTCTGGTTGGCTAGAAATCGCCGGATGTGGGATGGTTCACCCCAAGGTCTTTGAAAACGCAGGATACGATCCTAGGAAAGTCAGAGGGTTTGCTTTCGGAATGGGTATAGAGAGGATCGCTATGGTCAAATACAACATAACTGACATAAGACTCTTTTACGAAAATGACATAAGGTTTCTATCCCAATTCCTTGGAGTCTTTTGA
- the hemW gene encoding radical SAM family heme chaperone HemW: MNKGSGEVGLYIHIPFCRRKCIYCDFTVIDTGNKDKLPLFEEYMNCVGVEMSLRLSDCQKVRTVYIGGGTPSLIGLELLTKLVENLSKYVDIASLSEFTIEANPEDVTDDFAKVVEKLGINRVSLGVQSMSDGVLNFLSRRNTRSINERAIKILQDVGITNINCDVIFDVPSSTTADLVETLERLVRFNIPHISAYGLTIERFTPLSVFVEKGLVVPRDNFQEEFILVHRLLTENGFIHYEISNYAKEGFESKHNMMYWSKSEYVGLGLGACGFVGNRRYQNEISFKKYKEKVLGKMLPTMMEEEIDVVKSYEETVMLGIRKRDGFSVEDVRKLVGEERVRKFLQKVELFKGEYLKVFDGRVIPTLKGWIFSDYIVRELTSV; the protein is encoded by the coding sequence ATGAATAAAGGGTCTGGGGAAGTGGGTTTATACATACATATACCCTTTTGTAGGAGAAAGTGTATATACTGTGATTTTACGGTGATTGACACTGGTAATAAGGACAAGCTTCCTCTCTTTGAAGAGTATATGAATTGTGTTGGAGTTGAAATGAGTTTGCGACTTTCAGATTGTCAAAAAGTTAGAACTGTGTATATTGGAGGAGGAACTCCGTCACTGATAGGTTTAGAACTTTTAACAAAGCTTGTTGAGAATTTGAGTAAGTATGTAGACATTGCTTCTCTGTCGGAGTTTACAATTGAAGCTAATCCAGAAGATGTAACAGACGATTTTGCTAAGGTAGTGGAGAAACTTGGGATAAATAGAGTTAGTTTAGGAGTCCAGAGCATGAGTGATGGAGTTTTGAACTTTTTATCCAGACGAAACACGAGAAGTATCAACGAGAGAGCAATAAAGATACTCCAAGATGTTGGAATAACCAATATAAATTGTGATGTAATATTTGATGTTCCTTCCTCAACAACAGCTGATCTTGTTGAAACTCTTGAGAGGTTGGTCAGATTCAATATACCGCATATTTCCGCTTATGGACTTACTATTGAAAGGTTTACTCCTCTTTCGGTTTTTGTTGAAAAGGGTCTAGTAGTTCCTAGGGATAATTTTCAAGAAGAGTTTATTCTAGTTCACAGGCTTTTAACGGAGAATGGTTTCATACACTATGAGATTTCTAACTACGCAAAGGAGGGATTTGAGTCTAAGCACAATATGATGTATTGGAGTAAAAGTGAATATGTGGGGCTTGGCTTAGGTGCTTGCGGTTTTGTTGGCAACAGGAGATACCAGAATGAGATTAGTTTTAAAAAATACAAAGAGAAAGTTTTGGGAAAGATGTTGCCTACGATGATGGAAGAGGAGATTGATGTGGTCAAAAGCTACGAAGAGACAGTAATGCTAGGGATAAGAAAAAGGGATGGTTTTTCTGTTGAAGATGTTAGAAAGCTAGTTGGAGAAGAAAGGGTTAGAAAGTTTCTCCAAAAAGTTGAGTTGTTTAAGGGGGAGTATCTGAAGGTTTTTGATGGTAGAGTAATACCTACTCTCAAGGGTTGGATATTTTCGGATTACATAGTTAGAGAACTGACTTCCGTATAA
- a CDS encoding SPOR domain-containing protein — protein MNFDREEFNDYGVRTNYYSSNRSKTQSNLNPKLTLIVGVTVLFSIFNFVVGYMIGKFLGNDNSKSAVFLENHKLVKSRDHNEITGIPSLSLSNTATSVTNNNLKEEEIVLDLEEPLVEVTPPQVVQRTPSPKAKLEIKQSTDQKAQPSKEVTTTQKKSEQEVAQPRPKPQVNNIKYFIQVSSNEKREIAEDTVKKLKLVGLTSFIQETNINGKKIYRVRIGAFNSYEEAYKTLEKAKKVNGEAFLVVSK, from the coding sequence ATGAACTTTGACAGAGAGGAATTTAACGACTATGGTGTGAGAACAAACTACTACTCGTCAAATAGGTCCAAAACGCAGTCTAACCTTAATCCAAAATTGACACTTATTGTAGGAGTGACTGTGCTTTTCTCAATCTTCAACTTTGTTGTTGGATACATGATAGGGAAATTTCTGGGAAACGATAACTCTAAATCGGCAGTTTTTCTAGAGAACCATAAATTGGTGAAGAGTAGGGATCATAACGAGATAACAGGAATACCATCACTATCACTGAGTAATACTGCTACCAGCGTTACCAATAATAACTTGAAGGAGGAGGAGATAGTTTTAGATCTTGAGGAACCGCTTGTAGAGGTTACACCACCACAGGTAGTGCAAAGAACCCCATCACCCAAAGCGAAACTTGAAATTAAGCAATCAACTGATCAAAAAGCCCAGCCTTCAAAAGAAGTGACTACTACTCAGAAGAAAAGCGAACAGGAAGTTGCACAGCCTCGTCCAAAACCACAGGTAAACAACATCAAGTACTTCATTCAAGTCTCGTCTAATGAAAAAAGAGAAATAGCCGAAGACACAGTTAAAAAGCTAAAGCTAGTTGGGTTAACAAGCTTTATTCAGGAGACAAACATAAATGGTAAAAAGATATACAGAGTTAGGATAGGAGCTTTCAATTCTTACGAAGAAGCCTACAAGACTTTAGAAAAGGCTAAGAAGGTCAATGGAGAAGCATTTTTGGTGGTTAGCAAATAA
- a CDS encoding OmpA family protein: MAKKKEIGYKREMPLWIFTFADMNNLLLALFVVLMSAATIEGLEARMILSSFTGNIGFLTGGKSLSQGQFTELGSSIESLPARETGVALSKVQQEARELFKPEIKSRKVRITVTEEGIKISLADDFFFENGSADIREELLPTLKKLADLISTLKDIEVNVIGHTDKSPILNPLVKEKFPSNWELSTARASSVVRTLVDFGVKPEIMTASGRAEFEPIESNDTPEGRAFNRRTDVYIKLIKKSSLPTYR, from the coding sequence ATGGCTAAGAAGAAGGAAATTGGATATAAAAGGGAAATGCCTCTCTGGATTTTTACTTTTGCAGATATGAACAACTTACTTCTTGCACTTTTTGTGGTACTTATGTCTGCTGCTACCATTGAAGGACTTGAAGCTAGAATGATCCTATCTTCCTTCACAGGCAATATTGGTTTTCTAACCGGTGGCAAGAGCCTATCGCAAGGGCAGTTTACAGAGCTTGGTTCGTCTATTGAGTCTCTTCCAGCTAGAGAAACTGGAGTTGCATTGTCTAAAGTTCAACAAGAGGCTAGAGAACTCTTTAAGCCAGAGATAAAAAGCAGGAAAGTGAGAATAACCGTCACTGAGGAAGGTATAAAGATAAGTTTAGCGGACGATTTCTTCTTTGAAAACGGTAGTGCAGATATAAGGGAAGAACTTTTACCAACGCTAAAAAAGCTAGCAGATTTAATTTCTACACTTAAGGACATAGAAGTTAACGTTATCGGACATACGGATAAGTCTCCTATCCTAAACCCGTTAGTAAAGGAAAAATTCCCATCAAATTGGGAATTATCTACTGCCCGTGCTTCCTCAGTTGTAAGAACTTTAGTTGACTTCGGCGTAAAACCCGAAATCATGACCGCAAGTGGTAGAGCAGAGTTTGAACCCATTGAATCAAACGATACTCCCGAAGGTAGAGCTTTTAACAGAAGAACAGATGTGTACATAAAACTTATCAAAAAGTCCTCCCTACCTACATATAGATAA
- a CDS encoding motility protein A, whose translation MGERSFDIYIVIGLAISVTSMFVAVLLHGVPLTTYADLAAFLIAVVSPFGAAIVSTPFEYVKNLPNILRILFSTENTDYSELIETLVTFAEKSRREGLLSLENDVQDIKEPFLKKAIQLIVDGTDPEMVKHIMITEMEQMELRHLFNKKFFDEWGYYGPALGMAGALVGLIAALSHAEDRAAVTHGVAIAFIATLYAVFMSNAIVLPMATRLDLKNQKDILIKTIMLEGVLSIQAGDNPTLTKEKLTAFLPPKLREQILSKKEGG comes from the coding sequence ATGGGTGAAAGAAGTTTTGACATCTACATAGTAATAGGTTTGGCAATATCTGTAACTTCAATGTTTGTTGCTGTTCTTCTTCATGGCGTTCCTCTCACAACTTATGCTGATTTAGCAGCATTTTTGATAGCTGTCGTTTCACCCTTTGGTGCAGCAATAGTTTCCACCCCATTTGAGTACGTGAAGAACTTGCCTAATATTTTGAGAATTCTTTTCTCAACGGAGAATACAGACTATTCAGAGCTTATTGAGACTTTAGTGACATTTGCAGAGAAATCAAGAAGGGAGGGATTGCTTTCACTTGAAAATGACGTGCAGGATATAAAGGAACCATTTTTGAAGAAGGCCATTCAGCTTATAGTTGATGGAACCGATCCTGAGATGGTAAAGCACATAATGATAACAGAGATGGAGCAGATGGAATTAAGACATCTATTCAACAAGAAGTTTTTTGATGAGTGGGGTTATTACGGACCTGCTCTTGGTATGGCTGGCGCTCTAGTAGGTTTAATTGCAGCACTAAGTCACGCAGAAGACAGAGCTGCTGTAACTCATGGCGTTGCTATTGCTTTCATCGCAACACTCTATGCTGTGTTTATGTCTAATGCAATAGTTCTACCTATGGCTACAAGGTTAGACCTCAAAAATCAGAAGGACATTCTTATAAAAACTATCATGCTTGAAGGAGTTCTGTCTATTCAAGCAGGTGATAACCCAACGCTTACCAAGGAAAAACTTACCGCATTTTTACCCCCTAAACTAAGAGAGCAAATACTATCTAAAAAAGAAGGAGGGTAA
- a CDS encoding flagellar FlbD family protein, which yields MLIELTRIDGSKININPLQIEMVERKTNTVIRMMNEITYIVIEHPKEINEKIKEKLKEVIIHSLGGKNG from the coding sequence ATGCTTATAGAACTTACTAGAATAGACGGCTCCAAAATCAACATTAATCCATTGCAGATAGAGATGGTAGAGAGAAAAACGAATACAGTCATAAGGATGATGAATGAGATAACATATATCGTCATAGAGCATCCTAAAGAGATAAATGAGAAGATAAAGGAGAAGCTTAAAGAAGTAATAATTCACTCTTTGGGGGGTAAAAATGGGTGA
- a CDS encoding GspE/PulE family protein, whose protein sequence is MALGDTLVEMGILTREELASYLQKQKILNKRLGEILLEEQKITEEKLYDILSREFNIKFETSIPLPSPERVQMLFSILPLEFCKKRNIAPVEYKDDFIVVVMDNPSDFDVISEIRFITGKHVETRFATTSAIKEYIMDVQELLSGRGIERKIEAREVVKEKREAQKVEREESKVVTLVNKIIIDGIEKRASDIHLEIYGSYTSLRYRIDGRLYSFEGPSLQIYPAVVSRIKIMSELDISERRLPQDGAIKFSYMGRDVDIRVSVIPGIYGENVVMRILSKDSAIISDFRSIGMNEVEIELYREALTRPNGMILVTGPTGSGKTTTLYAGIMFVKQFGKKIITAEDPVEYQIDGVEQVQVNPEIGFTFAHALRAFLRHDPDIIMVGEIRDLETAEVAVRAALTGHLVLSTLHTNDAPSSVTRLIDMGIPPYLVASTVNLIIAQRLVRKLCDNCKVEKKIELAKLSPELRRYFREGGRVFIPRGCNKCNKTGFSGRTPIFEILKVNESVKNGILRNLSSFELKEIAIKSGMKTLLDSGMEKVNSGITTVEEVIAVS, encoded by the coding sequence ATGGCTTTGGGTGATACTCTTGTAGAGATGGGTATATTGACCAGGGAAGAATTAGCGTCTTATTTGCAAAAGCAGAAGATTTTGAATAAGAGGTTAGGAGAAATACTATTGGAGGAGCAAAAGATTACTGAGGAGAAACTATATGATATTCTCTCACGAGAGTTTAACATAAAGTTTGAGACTTCAATTCCTTTGCCATCTCCTGAGAGAGTTCAGATGCTTTTTTCTATCCTACCTCTGGAGTTTTGCAAAAAGAGAAATATTGCGCCCGTAGAGTATAAAGATGACTTTATTGTAGTGGTTATGGATAATCCTTCGGACTTTGATGTAATTAGTGAGATACGCTTTATTACGGGGAAACATGTTGAGACTAGGTTTGCAACCACATCTGCAATCAAGGAATACATAATGGATGTTCAAGAGCTTTTGTCTGGAAGAGGTATTGAGAGAAAGATTGAAGCTAGGGAAGTTGTTAAGGAGAAGAGGGAAGCTCAGAAGGTGGAGAGGGAAGAAAGTAAGGTTGTAACGCTTGTTAACAAGATAATAATTGATGGAATTGAGAAGAGAGCGAGTGATATTCATCTTGAAATATATGGGAGCTACACCTCTTTGAGGTATAGAATAGATGGAAGGCTTTACAGTTTTGAGGGACCTTCTTTGCAGATATATCCTGCGGTAGTCTCAAGAATAAAGATTATGTCGGAGCTTGATATATCTGAGAGAAGGTTACCGCAGGACGGTGCAATAAAGTTCTCTTACATGGGCAGAGATGTTGATATAAGGGTTTCGGTGATACCTGGGATATATGGTGAAAATGTTGTTATGAGGATTCTTTCTAAAGATAGTGCGATAATTTCTGATTTTCGCTCTATAGGAATGAATGAAGTGGAAATTGAATTATACAGGGAAGCTCTTACTAGACCGAATGGGATGATACTTGTGACAGGACCTACGGGGAGTGGAAAGACAACCACGCTTTATGCTGGAATAATGTTTGTGAAGCAGTTTGGGAAAAAGATTATAACTGCTGAAGATCCGGTTGAATACCAGATAGATGGTGTTGAACAGGTGCAGGTAAATCCAGAGATAGGGTTTACTTTCGCTCATGCTCTTAGGGCATTTTTAAGGCATGATCCGGACATCATAATGGTGGGAGAGATAAGGGATCTTGAAACTGCAGAGGTTGCAGTAAGAGCTGCGTTAACTGGACACTTAGTTCTCTCAACCTTGCACACAAATGATGCTCCCTCCTCCGTCACTAGGCTCATAGATATGGGAATACCTCCCTATCTTGTAGCTTCTACTGTTAACCTGATTATAGCTCAGAGACTTGTAAGAAAGTTGTGTGATAACTGCAAAGTTGAGAAGAAGATTGAGTTAGCTAAGCTAAGTCCGGAGTTAAGGAGGTATTTCAGAGAAGGTGGTAGGGTTTTCATACCGCGGGGGTGTAACAAGTGTAATAAAACGGGTTTTAGCGGGAGAACTCCGATATTTGAGATACTAAAAGTGAATGAAAGTGTGAAAAATGGTATTTTAAGAAACCTCTCTTCATTTGAGCTAAAAGAGATTGCTATAAAGAGCGGAATGAAGACTCTACTGGATTCAGGAATGGAGAAGGTAAATAGTGGAATTACTACCGTAGAGGAAGTAATTGCTGTAAGTTGA